A single Echinimonas agarilytica DNA region contains:
- a CDS encoding Nif3-like dinuclear metal center hexameric protein → MLTTELVTYLDQTLQSNQIRDFCPNGLQVQGKPNIQSIVAGVTASQALVDEAIARNADAVLVHHGYFWKNEPAAVVGMKYNRLKALLTHDINLIAYHLPLDVHAEHGNNAQLAKRLGIVDAEGLDPNDPFSVAMQGRLAQPVTGAQLAERIAQSLNRTPVFVEGHGGVVQKVGWCTGGGQSYIDQAVAAGCDAFITGEASEQTVHVAREMGIDFIAAGHHATERYGALALGRHIAEKFDLNVEFVDIDNPV, encoded by the coding sequence TCGAGATTTTTGTCCAAATGGCCTTCAAGTCCAAGGCAAGCCAAACATTCAGTCAATTGTAGCTGGAGTCACCGCCAGTCAAGCACTTGTCGACGAAGCCATCGCACGCAACGCCGATGCCGTATTAGTGCATCATGGTTACTTCTGGAAAAATGAACCCGCGGCTGTTGTAGGCATGAAGTATAACCGCCTTAAGGCGTTATTAACGCATGATATCAACCTCATCGCCTACCACTTGCCGCTTGATGTCCATGCTGAACATGGTAACAACGCTCAGCTAGCGAAGCGTTTGGGAATTGTTGATGCCGAAGGGCTCGATCCCAACGACCCATTTTCAGTGGCGATGCAAGGCCGTTTAGCTCAACCTGTCACAGGCGCTCAGCTTGCTGAGCGCATTGCGCAGAGTTTGAACCGAACTCCTGTCTTTGTGGAAGGGCACGGCGGTGTCGTGCAAAAAGTGGGTTGGTGTACGGGCGGTGGGCAGTCATATATTGACCAAGCCGTTGCCGCAGGATGTGATGCGTTTATCACCGGCGAAGCATCCGAGCAAACGGTGCATGTTGCTCGTGAAATGGGAATCGACTTCATCGCAGCAGGGCATCACGCAACAGAAAGGTATGGCGCGCTCGCATTGGGTCGGCACATTGCAGAAAAATTTGATCTAAATGTCGAGTTTGTGGATATCGACAACCCCGTATGA
- a CDS encoding methyltransferase domain-containing protein — MNKKSNFDGAAGKFSRCIYDSAKGKVRLAVLQRDLQQVRDGRPLRVLDVGVGMGQMALWFAEAGHDVVACDISDDMLNETKVAAIARGCLQTMSFVYAGLDQLPELEKFDLVLCHAVLEWIEDHESFIQHLANQLKPQGHLSLMAFNQKALLYQHLVSANFEYVEGGMTRRSRQRLTPNWPITPAALENAIAKAGMSVSTRSGIRTFSDYVRDKQQTEIQQEALMRLELIHSQDPDFLAVSRYLHFYCLRG, encoded by the coding sequence ATGAATAAGAAATCTAATTTTGATGGTGCAGCAGGTAAATTCAGTCGCTGCATTTATGACAGTGCAAAAGGTAAAGTTCGCCTAGCTGTATTGCAGCGTGACCTGCAGCAAGTGCGAGATGGCAGACCATTGCGCGTTTTAGATGTGGGTGTTGGGATGGGCCAAATGGCTCTTTGGTTCGCCGAAGCTGGGCATGATGTTGTGGCCTGTGACATATCGGATGATATGCTCAATGAAACCAAGGTTGCGGCAATTGCACGTGGTTGTTTGCAAACCATGAGCTTTGTGTATGCGGGACTAGACCAGTTACCTGAACTGGAAAAATTTGATCTTGTGCTTTGTCATGCGGTTCTGGAATGGATTGAGGACCACGAGTCTTTTATTCAACATTTGGCCAATCAGTTGAAGCCGCAAGGCCATTTAAGTTTGATGGCCTTTAATCAAAAAGCCCTACTTTATCAGCACTTGGTATCGGCCAACTTTGAATACGTTGAAGGCGGAATGACGCGGCGCAGTCGGCAACGTTTAACGCCAAACTGGCCCATCACTCCTGCTGCGTTAGAAAATGCAATTGCAAAGGCTGGAATGTCGGTTTCGACTCGATCCGGTATTCGTACCTTTAGTGATTATGTTCGCGACAAGCAACAAACTGAAATTCAGCAAGAAGCGCTAATGCGCTTAGAGCTTATTCATTCGCAAGACCCTGATTTTCTTGCGGTATCTCGGTATTTGCACTTTTATTGCTTACGTGGTTAG
- a CDS encoding transporter substrate-binding domain-containing protein has protein sequence MLTEKEYGHAEAQFSGTEMSEQQGLRALFSGQIDIAFLPTSTQREFSFKAVKVPLLQGMLGYRLLLTHSEHNDKFAGISSLQDLKNNAVAGFGLHWEDLRILYRNRIPVIASAGYQDLFAMLATSQIDYLPRGLNEIYIEIEQQSDRYSDLMINSDIALYYPFPRYFFVNRSNEGLARRLEKGLDMAIEDGSFKAIFEKHFSDVIQRVQSQSRHLIELQNPFLPDDLPPMHTDWWMPANHVSNKSANTEIPQENQGLANE, from the coding sequence ATGCTCACGGAAAAAGAATATGGCCATGCTGAAGCTCAATTTTCGGGTACAGAAATGTCTGAGCAACAGGGTCTAAGAGCGTTATTTTCAGGCCAAATCGATATTGCATTTCTCCCCACCAGTACACAAAGAGAGTTTAGCTTCAAAGCAGTGAAAGTGCCTTTATTACAAGGTATGCTTGGCTACCGCCTGTTACTAACTCACAGCGAACACAATGATAAATTTGCTGGCATTTCGTCACTACAAGATCTAAAAAACAACGCAGTGGCAGGGTTTGGCCTGCATTGGGAAGATTTACGTATTCTATACCGCAACCGCATTCCAGTGATTGCAAGTGCCGGCTATCAAGATCTGTTTGCCATGTTAGCCACATCTCAAATTGACTATTTACCACGCGGCCTAAATGAGATTTATATTGAAATTGAACAGCAGTCAGACCGCTACTCAGACTTGATGATTAATAGTGATATTGCGCTTTACTACCCTTTTCCCCGTTATTTCTTTGTGAACAGGAGTAACGAAGGCCTTGCTCGTCGGCTTGAGAAAGGACTAGATATGGCGATTGAAGATGGCAGTTTCAAAGCCATTTTTGAAAAGCATTTTTCAGATGTTATTCAACGAGTTCAAAGCCAGTCTAGACACCTAATTGAACTTCAAAATCCATTTTTGCCCGACGATTTGCCTCCCATGCACACCGATTGGTGGATGCCCGCTAACCACGTAAGCAATAAAAGTGCAAATACCGAGATACCGCAAGAAAATCAGGGTCTTGCGAATGAATAA